The Flammeovirga yaeyamensis genome segment TCATCGTTGGCTTTACCAATCTTACCACTTAAAGCCAATGCTTTAAAATAATAAGCTTCGCCATATTTTTTGTCTAAGTTAATAGCATTTTCAATGGTTTTCAAGGCTGCATCGAACTGTTTCACTGCAATAAGTACCTTAGCCTTATGTAAGAATGCCCTTTTGTCTTTTCCATTGGATAATTCTATGGCTTTATCAAAATCTGCAAGTGCCTGATCTACTCCATTGATTTCAGCATTTTCAAGGGCTCTGTTCAAATAGATATCAGCTATTGTATCATCCAATTGAATCGCTTTTGTATAATCTAGAATAGCCTCTTCATGATCTCTTTGAAAACGGTTGGCATTCCCTCTGTTATAAAAATATTGATATGCTTTAGGAAAATCCTTTTCAGAATTCTCATATACATTAATGGCTAAAGTAAATGATTTTTTGGCCTGGCTATATTCTTCTAACGACATAAAAGCGACACCTCTCGCATTGTAGGCATCTGCATTTTGGTTGTCTTCTTTTAAAGCGGCATCAAATAATGAAATCGCTTCTTTAAATTTACTATCAGAAAGTTTCTGTTTTCCCTGATTGGTTAATTCTTGCGATGATGGTGAGCAAGAAAAGAAAGATAATCCTGAGATAATAAGGGCGAATAAAGTAATGTTTTGTTTGTGTTTCATGCTGCAAAAATAGAAATACTTTTTTGAAATTTCCCCTTCTCGAAAATAAGATAAAGATATTTTTTCCTTAACTGATTTTTCGTTGCTGTAACCACCAAATATAAAACCTCGACCAGTCTATATTGAACCGAATGGAACATAATAATAGTTTATCAAAAAAAGCTAGTTTGTTTAGTTTTTTATATAACTGATAATAGGCTTTGGCTAAAAAATTATTTCCCGTTAAAGCCGCTATCCTTCCATGATAAAGCACCGAATTACTCAAAGAAATATCTTCCGATTTTTTGGTATTCATTTGATGGGCCTTCAGACATATCTTTAATGTTGATTTGAGTAATTGATTCCCTCTCTGATAATAAAATTGTTTTCCCAAAGATCTGGGTAAATCTCGTTTTAGAGTATTGATTTTATCGTAAAACGCGAACTTATTGTTTCTTGATAGACGTATCCATACATCAAAATCTTCGTAAGCTAGCGTTTCGTCATACCCTCCTATTCGACGTAATGCCGATGTTCTAAAAGTAATTGTTGGTGCTGAAAATAAAGGTGGATTACTCAGTACTCTTTCATATACATCTCCGGTGGTTACTGTTTCTAATAATTTACCATCAAGATCTCTTTTGAAATAGGATTTTTTAATACTCTCTCCTTGTTCATCTATCATTTCAACATCAGAAAAAACACAGGCGTATTCCTTCCCATACTTTATAAAACACGCTACATCGTCTTCAACTCTATGAGGTAGCAATACATCATCAGCAGCAAAATCAATCACAAATTCGCCCTTTGCAATTGCTAATGCTTTATTGAATGCCTTACAGTTTCCTATGTTGTTTTTTAATGCTAAAAAAGTAGCCTCAATTCTATATTTTTGTAATGATTCTTTAATACGATCAACAGATCGGTCATTACTAGCATCATCTACAATAATTATTTCTATATTAGTATAAGTTTGTTGTTTTATCGATTTCAATGCTTCTTCTACGAACCCTTCATGATTAAAACACAAACATATTACTGTCAACAAAGGAGTATTAGACATTCTTTATGAACTTTAAAAGTCGTTTTTCACATACAAATATAACTTCGATACTTTTAGGTATTGTAATTTTCCTTACTTATTCACAAGTAAGTGCACAATATTCGAATATAAAGTTTAGCACAAAAACACCTTATAAGACAATGGTTTCTCATATAGGTTTTTTGAGCCCTGCTTCTGGTTCTTATAATCCTGAACTTGCAGCGAGAACTTTAGGAGGTGATGACTATTCGATAGAACAAAAAATTGCTTTGGCTATCAAACTAAAACAAATATTTGATAAACATGGAGGATTGGATGTTGACGATATTTCGAATAGAAGAAATTATAGAAATGAGGATGGCGATTATATTTTTACTGTCTTTGAAGATATTCCAGAAATATACATGATTCGTGAAAACTCAAATTGGATCTATTCACCCAAATCTGTTCGCGAAATTAATGTAGTTTTTAGACGTTATTACCCAGCTGCTTTACCTCCAAAACGACCTAAAAAAGAAGAAGAAGTTAATGTGAATCCTGATTCCATAGATGTTGTTGAGAAGGATTCATCGGGTAAAGAAGTGGTTGTCAAAAAGCCTGCTCCTAAAAAACCGACTCCCTCAGAAAAACCTATCGTTGTTAAAGAACAAGCAAAAGTAGATTTAAGTAACCCTAAGGCAGCGGTGACTACTTTTTTTGTTTTTCAACAAGATGATAATTACCATCCTGAGTTAGCAGCAAAAACATTAGAATCTTTAAATCAATTGAGCCTTGAAGATCGAATTACTTTGGCCATGAAGCTAAAGCAAATTTACGATGGACTTGGACTTTGGATTGAATTAGAAGATATTCCAGAAGAGGAAAACTTTATTGATACCACTCGACACAATAAAGAAATTTATGTCCTCGACCGTCAGCTACCTGATTTTTACTTAGAGAAATTCGGAAAAAAATGGATGTTCTCTGAGGCTAGTATTCAACTAATTGAAAACAAACACCGACAAGTTTTCCCTATTGGTACGGAAGGCTTAGAAACTGTAGGTAGTATCTTGAGAAAACCTTTGGGTAAATATGCTCGAAAAGAATTTTTAGGCCTTGAACTGTGGCAGGTAACCAGTTTAACAGTGATGTTCTTAGGGGCATGGTTCTCCATTATACTTCTTTCCAGAACGATCATGTTCATTATGGGGTTTGTTTCTCGATCAAAAGAAGAAAGACGCTATATAAGAGGAATGTTTAGTTCTGCATTAACCATTGCCATATGCTATTGGTACAGAATGATTTCTCCGAGTTTGGAACTCTCCATTCAGGAACTACAATTTGTGA includes the following:
- a CDS encoding tetratricopeptide repeat protein; amino-acid sequence: MKHKQNITLFALIISGLSFFSCSPSSQELTNQGKQKLSDSKFKEAISLFDAALKEDNQNADAYNARGVAFMSLEEYSQAKKSFTLAINVYENSEKDFPKAYQYFYNRGNANRFQRDHEEAILDYTKAIQLDDTIADIYLNRALENAEINGVDQALADFDKAIELSNGKDKRAFLHKAKVLIAVKQFDAALKTIENAINLDKKYGEAYYFKALALSGKIGKANDEVCDLLASAEVFGYPYAATEIQKHCE
- a CDS encoding glycosyltransferase, with amino-acid sequence MSNTPLLTVICLCFNHEGFVEEALKSIKQQTYTNIEIIIVDDASNDRSVDRIKESLQKYRIEATFLALKNNIGNCKAFNKALAIAKGEFVIDFAADDVLLPHRVEDDVACFIKYGKEYACVFSDVEMIDEQGESIKKSYFKRDLDGKLLETVTTGDVYERVLSNPPLFSAPTITFRTSALRRIGGYDETLAYEDFDVWIRLSRNNKFAFYDKINTLKRDLPRSLGKQFYYQRGNQLLKSTLKICLKAHQMNTKKSEDISLSNSVLYHGRIAALTGNNFLAKAYYQLYKKLNKLAFFDKLLLCSIRFNIDWSRFYIWWLQQRKIS
- a CDS encoding mechanosensitive ion channel family protein, with the translated sequence MNFKSRFSHTNITSILLGIVIFLTYSQVSAQYSNIKFSTKTPYKTMVSHIGFLSPASGSYNPELAARTLGGDDYSIEQKIALAIKLKQIFDKHGGLDVDDISNRRNYRNEDGDYIFTVFEDIPEIYMIRENSNWIYSPKSVREINVVFRRYYPAALPPKRPKKEEEVNVNPDSIDVVEKDSSGKEVVVKKPAPKKPTPSEKPIVVKEQAKVDLSNPKAAVTTFFVFQQDDNYHPELAAKTLESLNQLSLEDRITLAMKLKQIYDGLGLWIELEDIPEEENFIDTTRHNKEIYVLDRQLPDFYLEKFGKKWMFSEASIQLIENKHRQVFPIGTEGLETVGSILRKPLGKYARKEFLGLELWQVTSLTVMFLGAWFSIILLSRTIMFIMGFVSRSKEERRYIRGMFSSALTIAICYWYRMISPSLELSIQELQFVIIVLKVYSIFQVVRFFYSLTDLWVAIWLRKANEREDQIQRGFAPFFGMTAKLIVILVGIVFTVSALGYEISGLLTGLSIGGVAVALAAQDTIKNLFGSIMIFMDRPFVIGDWVKADGVSGSVEQIGLRSTRIRTFENSLVSIPNSRMADFTIDNMGMRVFRRYKTYIRIKYETNPEKIDEFVDRLKELVRKHPHTRKDFYVVNLNNIGLYSFDILFYIFFEAPTWGDELHFRHEIIRSVIKTANELEIEFAIPPNGLDMMMMDGKGSSLSKASQKTSGDKPFGFM